From Channa argus isolate prfri chromosome 18, Channa argus male v1.0, whole genome shotgun sequence, the proteins below share one genomic window:
- the taf1c gene encoding TATA box-binding protein-associated factor RNA polymerase I subunit C isoform X2, giving the protein MDYQFPQQLFPSFYKCGPPESVLKHCAGKWGSYDRVRLQGGSGPLSSWTFTSSHQVRGETWCHTEPVTVPLLSPKNAFPWHTPPDPLDFAEHIQNFFVDHCHDAFGCMGDILGENFNFKQGLKDRYRRDSVHMWKVKNFLNMLKFNICQQSYSSRSVDAYSTLLSDIVPSIPTELLGGLLHEELTEQRDRLLFSEAATGGALAFIPFSQSRGSSERGCLLYPGMQGLDRLNFHKVVLQHHQGGSSSLDATSSKPFSLQLKGPVRQISATSLYNDCCVAVRSDYLCGVWRLSEKNVPRLLQVVKTREVATCINVSPHILGEVLVASESGAANLWTVGRGMQKVREEGSNLYFNAKSSWRWCEFSAHPRVILYADRTGAELTDMRMSAASGHTLFRISNTSECQSGERFIMARYLGDNHPFHHLITTQYSAYVMDERFPCLPMLKWDHMMQSPPMFCHIVPGSAPNALAVGGTRNTKILLGSHSSQEITMLQYSGGRAEACFSQGPPQALLRARDSLKQLPVQLPHRLETATHRLSSPAAGMTCISKKNGGVECICVLQLTEAGDIFYQILKPEQTDTASGLPAAEDEPVPSVGPKKLPQTPDSPLLISDTSSDEGIIGPTQSLTVEGYVGETPERQQQGVAIFSESSEEESESKVRHRNLKQGLQVVVNDDDDDDPEVNQVTRLDTGETDERVCKAAGDSKKQGSVGEAASGHIASKQQVPVKVSEGVLITWKHWLQKLMRKSCEKKPRPHCSKHFMVKTKGLLRLPDSEAKDSIEEDHVLSLRRDLRACMSKRSLLVHSTVSTSLRAPKVVPVPNQVDTDMWRDQLSQRMTLSWEGEKAWRAWWEDQLGLNKKEKVEALKRKRRRQKEARRAAGQRVELSGSFTSSVSYQSELDDFSDSTGWSSATSQGMGSDTEGVGPLSQLKGYLQHGSPRATTPSTVQNDTPDPTLSPTPQKVKPNDQQTPKSPHILLSSQTVKHDSTPASQKRSRRPVDDYLNSLFATQDNPSHHHDFPEEESNMPPLPAASTFQLRSSQSVPVRTLRVDLSQDSSVWSGFSQSLSQSSQGRVGLPQTSQSSQPKKKKSRMGF; this is encoded by the exons ATGGATTACCAGTTCCCGCAGCAGCTTTTTCCTTCGTTCTACAAATGCGGTCCACCGGAGTCGGTCCTGAAACACTGCGCAGGAAAATGGGGCAGCTACGACCGCGTCAGACTTCAG GGCGGCTCCGGTCCTCTCTCCAGCTGGACGTTTACATCCAGTCATCAGGTCAGAGGGGAGACGTGGTGTCACACTGAGCCGGTAACGGTTCCCctcctgtctcctaaaaacg ctTTCCCTTGGCATACGCCTCCAGATCCACTGGACTTCGCAGAGCAT ATACAGAACTTCTTCGTGGATCACTGCCATGATGCCTTCGGGTGCATGGGTGACATTCTCGGTGAAAACTTCAATTTCAAGCAAGGACTAAAAGAC aggTATCGGAGGGATTCAGTCCACATGTGGAAAGTGAAGAACTTCCTCAACATGCTGAAGTTTAACAT ATGTCAGCAGTCATATTCCTCCAGATCTGTGGATGCATACAGCACCCTGCTGTCAGACATAGTGCCTTCCATCCCTACTGAGCTGTTGGGTGGTCTGTTGCATGAGGAGCTCACAGAGCAGAGAGACCGCCTGCTCTTCTCCGAAGCAGCCACAGGTGGTGCTCTGGCCTTCATCCCATTCTCACAGAGCAGGGGCAGCTCTGAGCGTGGCTGCCTCCTCTACCCTGGAATGCAGGGATTGGACCGTCTCA ACTTCCACAAAGTGGTGCTGCAGCATCACCAAGGTGGTTCCTCCTCTCTGGATGCCACCAGCAGTAAGCCATTCAGCCTCCAGCTGAAAGGCCCTGTCAGACAGATCAGCGCCACCTCCCTGTATAACGACT GTTGTGTTGCTGTGCGTTCGGATTACCTGTGTGGAGTCTGGAGGTTGAGTGAAAAAAACGTGCCTCGTCTGCTGCAGGTTGTCAAAACCAGAGAGGTTGCAACGTGCATCAATGTAAG TCCTCATATTTTAGGCGAGGTTCTGGTAGCGAGTGAGAGTGGAGCAGCAAATCTGTGGACCGTGGGCAGAGG GATGCAGAAAGTTCGGGAGGAGGGCAGTAACCTGTACTTCAACGCTAAGTCATCATGGAGATGGTGTGAGTTTTCCGCCCACCCGAGGGTTATACTGTATGCAGACAGGACAGGGGCGGAGCTCACAGACATGAGG ATGAGTGCAGCCAGTGGTCACACACTGTTTCGCATCAGCAACACCTCAGAGTGCCAGAGTGGAGAGAGGTTCATCATGGCCAGATATCTTGGAGACAACCACCCATTCCACCACCTCATCACCACTCAG taCTCGGCCTATGTTATGGATGAACGTTTCCCCTGTTTGCCCATGCTCAAGTGGGACCACATGATGCAGTCCCCGCCCATGTTTTGCCACATTGTTCCTGGTTCCGCCCCCAATGCTTTGGCGGTGGGGGGGACTAGAAACACTAAGATCCTTCTGGGCTCCCATAGCTCTCAGGAAATCACCATGTTGCAATACTCAG GAGGCAGAGCGGAGGCCTGTTTTAGTCAAGGTCCTCCTCAGGCTCTCCTCAGAGCCAGAGACAGTCTGAAACAGCTTCCTGTACAGCTACCTCACCGTCTGGAAACTGCGACCCATAGATTGTCTTCACCTGCTGCAG GTATGACTTgtatttcaaagaaaaatggTGGTGTGGAGTGTATTTGTGTCCTACAGCTGACAGAGGCAGGGGATATTTTCTACCAAATCCTCAAGCCCGAGCAGACAGACACCGCCTCTGGACTACCAGCAGCAGAGGACGAACCAGTGCCTTCAGTAGGACCAAAAAAACTGCCACAAACACCAGATTCTCCGTTGCTTATATCGGATACCTCAAGCGACGAGGGTATAATTGGCCCAACTCAGAGTCTGACTGTAGAGGGGTATGTGGGTGAAACACCCGAGAGGCAGCAACAGGGGGTTGCAATCTTCTCTGAGTCTTCAGAGGAAGAGTCAGAGTCCAAAGTGAGACATCGAAACTTAAAGCAGGGGCTGCAGGTTGTCgtcaatgatgatgatgatgatgatccaGAGGTGAATCAAGTAACTAGATTGGACACCGGAGAGACAGATGAAAGGGTGTGTAAAGCTGCTGGTGATTCTAAAAAACAAGGATCTGTGGGGGAAGCAGCCAGTGGACACATTGCGTCTAAGCAGCAGGTTCCAGTAAAAGTCAGTGAAGGTGTTCTTATAACTTGGAAACATTGGCTCCAGAAACTGATGAGAAAGAGCTGTGAAAAGAAGCCCCGGCCGCACTGTTCGAAGCACTTTATGGTCAAAACCAAAGGCCTCCTTCGCTTGCCTGACAGTGAGGCAAAAGATTCCATAGAAGAGGACCATGTGCTTAGTCTGAGGCGAGATCTGAGAGCATGCATGTCTAAACGCTCGCTGCTGGTGCACAGCACTGTCTCCACCTCCCTCAGAGCTCCAAAGGTGGTGCCGGTGCCAAACCAGGTAGACACAGACATGTGGAGAGATCAGCTCAGTCAGCGCATGACTCTCTCCTGGGAGGGGGAAAAGGCATGGCGGGCATGGTGGGAGGACCAGCTTGGGCTGAACAAGAAGGAGAAGGTGGAAGCtttgaagagaaagaggaggaggcaaAAGGAGGCAAGGAGAGCTGCTGGCCAGCGTGTGGAACTGTCCGGGAGCTTTACCTCGTCTGTGAGTTACCAATCAGAGCTGGATGATTTCTCAGACTCAACCGGCTGGTCCTCTGCAACGAGCCAGGGGATGGGGTCAGACACCGAAGGAGTAGGACCCTTGTCCCAGCTGAAAGGCTATTTGCAACATGGCAGCCCAAGAGCCACAACACCATCCACTGTGCAAAATGACACCCCAGACCCCACACTCAGCCCCACACCTCAGAAAGTTAAACCAAATGACCAGCAGACTCCCAAGAGCCCCCACATCCTCCTTTCATCTCAGACCGTGAAACATGACTCCACACCAGCTAGTCAAAAGAGGAGCAGACGTCCAGTAGATGACTACCTAAACTCTCTCTTTGCAACACAG GATAACCCCTCACATCACCACGACTTTCCAGAAGAGGAAAGCAACATGCCCCCTCTACCTGCAGCCTCCACCTTTCAGCTTCGCAGCTCGCAGTCTGTCCCCGTCAGGACCCTCAGAGTGGATCTATCCCAGGACTCTTCTGTCTGGTCAGGGTTCTCCCAGTCCCTCTCCCAGAGCTCACAAGGCCGAGTGGGGCTCCCGCAGACATCACAGTCCTCTCAaccgaagaagaagaagtctcGAATGGGATTTTAA
- the taf1c gene encoding TATA box-binding protein-associated factor RNA polymerase I subunit C isoform X3, which yields MDYQFPQQLFPSFYKCGPPESVLKHCAGKWGSYDRVRLQGGSGPLSSWTFTSSHQVRGETWCHTEPVTVPLLSPKNAFPWHTPPDPLDFAEHIQNFFVDHCHDAFGCMGDILGENFNFKQGLKDRYRRDSVHMWKVKNFLNMLKFNICQQSYSSRSVDAYSTLLSDIVPSIPTELLGGLLHEELTEQRDRLLFSEAATGGALAFIPFSQSRGSSERGCLLYPGMQGLDRLNFHKVVLQHHQGGSSSLDATSSKPFSLQLKGPVRQISATSLYNDCCVAVRSDYLCGVWRLSEKNVPRLLQVVKTREVATCINVSPHILGEVLVASESGAANLWTVGRGMQKVREEGSNLYFNAKSSWRWCEFSAHPRVILYADRTGAELTDMRVKREVMSAASGHTLFRISNTSECQSGERFIMARYLGDNHPFHHLITTQYSAYVMDERFPCLPMLKWDHMMQSPPMFCHIVPGSAPNALAVGGTRNTKILLGSHSSQEITMLQYSGGRAEACFSQGPPQALLRARDSLKQLPVQLPHRLETATHRLSSPAAGMTCISKKNGGVECICVLQLTEAGDIFYQILKPEQTDTASGLPAAEDEPVPSVGPKKLPQTPDSPLLISDTSSDEGIIGPTQSLTVEGYVGETPERQQQGVAIFSESSEEESESKVRHRNLKQGLQVVVNDDDDDDPEVNQVTRLDTGETDERVCKAAGDSKKQGSVGEAASGHIASKQQVPVKVSEGVLITWKHWLQKLMRKSCEKKPRPHCSKHFMVKTKGLLRLPDSEAKDSIEEDHVLSLRRDLRACMSKRSLLVHSTVSTSLRAPKVVPVPNQVDTDMWRDQLSQRMTLSWEGEKAWRAWWEDQLGLNKKEKVEALKRKRRRQKEARRAAGQRVELSGSFTSSVSYQSELDDFSDSTGWSSATSQGMGSDTEGVGPLSQLKGYLQHGSPRATTPSTVQNDTPDPTLSPTPQKVKPNDQQTPKSPHILLSSQTVKHDSTPASQKRSRRPVDDYLNSLFATQAEPKQKAR from the exons ATGGATTACCAGTTCCCGCAGCAGCTTTTTCCTTCGTTCTACAAATGCGGTCCACCGGAGTCGGTCCTGAAACACTGCGCAGGAAAATGGGGCAGCTACGACCGCGTCAGACTTCAG GGCGGCTCCGGTCCTCTCTCCAGCTGGACGTTTACATCCAGTCATCAGGTCAGAGGGGAGACGTGGTGTCACACTGAGCCGGTAACGGTTCCCctcctgtctcctaaaaacg ctTTCCCTTGGCATACGCCTCCAGATCCACTGGACTTCGCAGAGCAT ATACAGAACTTCTTCGTGGATCACTGCCATGATGCCTTCGGGTGCATGGGTGACATTCTCGGTGAAAACTTCAATTTCAAGCAAGGACTAAAAGAC aggTATCGGAGGGATTCAGTCCACATGTGGAAAGTGAAGAACTTCCTCAACATGCTGAAGTTTAACAT ATGTCAGCAGTCATATTCCTCCAGATCTGTGGATGCATACAGCACCCTGCTGTCAGACATAGTGCCTTCCATCCCTACTGAGCTGTTGGGTGGTCTGTTGCATGAGGAGCTCACAGAGCAGAGAGACCGCCTGCTCTTCTCCGAAGCAGCCACAGGTGGTGCTCTGGCCTTCATCCCATTCTCACAGAGCAGGGGCAGCTCTGAGCGTGGCTGCCTCCTCTACCCTGGAATGCAGGGATTGGACCGTCTCA ACTTCCACAAAGTGGTGCTGCAGCATCACCAAGGTGGTTCCTCCTCTCTGGATGCCACCAGCAGTAAGCCATTCAGCCTCCAGCTGAAAGGCCCTGTCAGACAGATCAGCGCCACCTCCCTGTATAACGACT GTTGTGTTGCTGTGCGTTCGGATTACCTGTGTGGAGTCTGGAGGTTGAGTGAAAAAAACGTGCCTCGTCTGCTGCAGGTTGTCAAAACCAGAGAGGTTGCAACGTGCATCAATGTAAG TCCTCATATTTTAGGCGAGGTTCTGGTAGCGAGTGAGAGTGGAGCAGCAAATCTGTGGACCGTGGGCAGAGG GATGCAGAAAGTTCGGGAGGAGGGCAGTAACCTGTACTTCAACGCTAAGTCATCATGGAGATGGTGTGAGTTTTCCGCCCACCCGAGGGTTATACTGTATGCAGACAGGACAGGGGCGGAGCTCACAGACATGAGGGTAAAGCGAGAGGTT ATGAGTGCAGCCAGTGGTCACACACTGTTTCGCATCAGCAACACCTCAGAGTGCCAGAGTGGAGAGAGGTTCATCATGGCCAGATATCTTGGAGACAACCACCCATTCCACCACCTCATCACCACTCAG taCTCGGCCTATGTTATGGATGAACGTTTCCCCTGTTTGCCCATGCTCAAGTGGGACCACATGATGCAGTCCCCGCCCATGTTTTGCCACATTGTTCCTGGTTCCGCCCCCAATGCTTTGGCGGTGGGGGGGACTAGAAACACTAAGATCCTTCTGGGCTCCCATAGCTCTCAGGAAATCACCATGTTGCAATACTCAG GAGGCAGAGCGGAGGCCTGTTTTAGTCAAGGTCCTCCTCAGGCTCTCCTCAGAGCCAGAGACAGTCTGAAACAGCTTCCTGTACAGCTACCTCACCGTCTGGAAACTGCGACCCATAGATTGTCTTCACCTGCTGCAG GTATGACTTgtatttcaaagaaaaatggTGGTGTGGAGTGTATTTGTGTCCTACAGCTGACAGAGGCAGGGGATATTTTCTACCAAATCCTCAAGCCCGAGCAGACAGACACCGCCTCTGGACTACCAGCAGCAGAGGACGAACCAGTGCCTTCAGTAGGACCAAAAAAACTGCCACAAACACCAGATTCTCCGTTGCTTATATCGGATACCTCAAGCGACGAGGGTATAATTGGCCCAACTCAGAGTCTGACTGTAGAGGGGTATGTGGGTGAAACACCCGAGAGGCAGCAACAGGGGGTTGCAATCTTCTCTGAGTCTTCAGAGGAAGAGTCAGAGTCCAAAGTGAGACATCGAAACTTAAAGCAGGGGCTGCAGGTTGTCgtcaatgatgatgatgatgatgatccaGAGGTGAATCAAGTAACTAGATTGGACACCGGAGAGACAGATGAAAGGGTGTGTAAAGCTGCTGGTGATTCTAAAAAACAAGGATCTGTGGGGGAAGCAGCCAGTGGACACATTGCGTCTAAGCAGCAGGTTCCAGTAAAAGTCAGTGAAGGTGTTCTTATAACTTGGAAACATTGGCTCCAGAAACTGATGAGAAAGAGCTGTGAAAAGAAGCCCCGGCCGCACTGTTCGAAGCACTTTATGGTCAAAACCAAAGGCCTCCTTCGCTTGCCTGACAGTGAGGCAAAAGATTCCATAGAAGAGGACCATGTGCTTAGTCTGAGGCGAGATCTGAGAGCATGCATGTCTAAACGCTCGCTGCTGGTGCACAGCACTGTCTCCACCTCCCTCAGAGCTCCAAAGGTGGTGCCGGTGCCAAACCAGGTAGACACAGACATGTGGAGAGATCAGCTCAGTCAGCGCATGACTCTCTCCTGGGAGGGGGAAAAGGCATGGCGGGCATGGTGGGAGGACCAGCTTGGGCTGAACAAGAAGGAGAAGGTGGAAGCtttgaagagaaagaggaggaggcaaAAGGAGGCAAGGAGAGCTGCTGGCCAGCGTGTGGAACTGTCCGGGAGCTTTACCTCGTCTGTGAGTTACCAATCAGAGCTGGATGATTTCTCAGACTCAACCGGCTGGTCCTCTGCAACGAGCCAGGGGATGGGGTCAGACACCGAAGGAGTAGGACCCTTGTCCCAGCTGAAAGGCTATTTGCAACATGGCAGCCCAAGAGCCACAACACCATCCACTGTGCAAAATGACACCCCAGACCCCACACTCAGCCCCACACCTCAGAAAGTTAAACCAAATGACCAGCAGACTCCCAAGAGCCCCCACATCCTCCTTTCATCTCAGACCGTGAAACATGACTCCACACCAGCTAGTCAAAAGAGGAGCAGACGTCCAGTAGATGACTACCTAAACTCTCTCTTTGCAACACAG GCTGAACCCAAGCAAAAAGCGAGATGA
- the taf1c gene encoding TATA box-binding protein-associated factor RNA polymerase I subunit C isoform X1, which yields MDYQFPQQLFPSFYKCGPPESVLKHCAGKWGSYDRVRLQGGSGPLSSWTFTSSHQVRGETWCHTEPVTVPLLSPKNAFPWHTPPDPLDFAEHIQNFFVDHCHDAFGCMGDILGENFNFKQGLKDRYRRDSVHMWKVKNFLNMLKFNICQQSYSSRSVDAYSTLLSDIVPSIPTELLGGLLHEELTEQRDRLLFSEAATGGALAFIPFSQSRGSSERGCLLYPGMQGLDRLNFHKVVLQHHQGGSSSLDATSSKPFSLQLKGPVRQISATSLYNDCCVAVRSDYLCGVWRLSEKNVPRLLQVVKTREVATCINVSPHILGEVLVASESGAANLWTVGRGMQKVREEGSNLYFNAKSSWRWCEFSAHPRVILYADRTGAELTDMRVKREVMSAASGHTLFRISNTSECQSGERFIMARYLGDNHPFHHLITTQYSAYVMDERFPCLPMLKWDHMMQSPPMFCHIVPGSAPNALAVGGTRNTKILLGSHSSQEITMLQYSGGRAEACFSQGPPQALLRARDSLKQLPVQLPHRLETATHRLSSPAAGMTCISKKNGGVECICVLQLTEAGDIFYQILKPEQTDTASGLPAAEDEPVPSVGPKKLPQTPDSPLLISDTSSDEGIIGPTQSLTVEGYVGETPERQQQGVAIFSESSEEESESKVRHRNLKQGLQVVVNDDDDDDPEVNQVTRLDTGETDERVCKAAGDSKKQGSVGEAASGHIASKQQVPVKVSEGVLITWKHWLQKLMRKSCEKKPRPHCSKHFMVKTKGLLRLPDSEAKDSIEEDHVLSLRRDLRACMSKRSLLVHSTVSTSLRAPKVVPVPNQVDTDMWRDQLSQRMTLSWEGEKAWRAWWEDQLGLNKKEKVEALKRKRRRQKEARRAAGQRVELSGSFTSSVSYQSELDDFSDSTGWSSATSQGMGSDTEGVGPLSQLKGYLQHGSPRATTPSTVQNDTPDPTLSPTPQKVKPNDQQTPKSPHILLSSQTVKHDSTPASQKRSRRPVDDYLNSLFATQDNPSHHHDFPEEESNMPPLPAASTFQLRSSQSVPVRTLRVDLSQDSSVWSGFSQSLSQSSQGRVGLPQTSQSSQPKKKKSRMGF from the exons ATGGATTACCAGTTCCCGCAGCAGCTTTTTCCTTCGTTCTACAAATGCGGTCCACCGGAGTCGGTCCTGAAACACTGCGCAGGAAAATGGGGCAGCTACGACCGCGTCAGACTTCAG GGCGGCTCCGGTCCTCTCTCCAGCTGGACGTTTACATCCAGTCATCAGGTCAGAGGGGAGACGTGGTGTCACACTGAGCCGGTAACGGTTCCCctcctgtctcctaaaaacg ctTTCCCTTGGCATACGCCTCCAGATCCACTGGACTTCGCAGAGCAT ATACAGAACTTCTTCGTGGATCACTGCCATGATGCCTTCGGGTGCATGGGTGACATTCTCGGTGAAAACTTCAATTTCAAGCAAGGACTAAAAGAC aggTATCGGAGGGATTCAGTCCACATGTGGAAAGTGAAGAACTTCCTCAACATGCTGAAGTTTAACAT ATGTCAGCAGTCATATTCCTCCAGATCTGTGGATGCATACAGCACCCTGCTGTCAGACATAGTGCCTTCCATCCCTACTGAGCTGTTGGGTGGTCTGTTGCATGAGGAGCTCACAGAGCAGAGAGACCGCCTGCTCTTCTCCGAAGCAGCCACAGGTGGTGCTCTGGCCTTCATCCCATTCTCACAGAGCAGGGGCAGCTCTGAGCGTGGCTGCCTCCTCTACCCTGGAATGCAGGGATTGGACCGTCTCA ACTTCCACAAAGTGGTGCTGCAGCATCACCAAGGTGGTTCCTCCTCTCTGGATGCCACCAGCAGTAAGCCATTCAGCCTCCAGCTGAAAGGCCCTGTCAGACAGATCAGCGCCACCTCCCTGTATAACGACT GTTGTGTTGCTGTGCGTTCGGATTACCTGTGTGGAGTCTGGAGGTTGAGTGAAAAAAACGTGCCTCGTCTGCTGCAGGTTGTCAAAACCAGAGAGGTTGCAACGTGCATCAATGTAAG TCCTCATATTTTAGGCGAGGTTCTGGTAGCGAGTGAGAGTGGAGCAGCAAATCTGTGGACCGTGGGCAGAGG GATGCAGAAAGTTCGGGAGGAGGGCAGTAACCTGTACTTCAACGCTAAGTCATCATGGAGATGGTGTGAGTTTTCCGCCCACCCGAGGGTTATACTGTATGCAGACAGGACAGGGGCGGAGCTCACAGACATGAGGGTAAAGCGAGAGGTT ATGAGTGCAGCCAGTGGTCACACACTGTTTCGCATCAGCAACACCTCAGAGTGCCAGAGTGGAGAGAGGTTCATCATGGCCAGATATCTTGGAGACAACCACCCATTCCACCACCTCATCACCACTCAG taCTCGGCCTATGTTATGGATGAACGTTTCCCCTGTTTGCCCATGCTCAAGTGGGACCACATGATGCAGTCCCCGCCCATGTTTTGCCACATTGTTCCTGGTTCCGCCCCCAATGCTTTGGCGGTGGGGGGGACTAGAAACACTAAGATCCTTCTGGGCTCCCATAGCTCTCAGGAAATCACCATGTTGCAATACTCAG GAGGCAGAGCGGAGGCCTGTTTTAGTCAAGGTCCTCCTCAGGCTCTCCTCAGAGCCAGAGACAGTCTGAAACAGCTTCCTGTACAGCTACCTCACCGTCTGGAAACTGCGACCCATAGATTGTCTTCACCTGCTGCAG GTATGACTTgtatttcaaagaaaaatggTGGTGTGGAGTGTATTTGTGTCCTACAGCTGACAGAGGCAGGGGATATTTTCTACCAAATCCTCAAGCCCGAGCAGACAGACACCGCCTCTGGACTACCAGCAGCAGAGGACGAACCAGTGCCTTCAGTAGGACCAAAAAAACTGCCACAAACACCAGATTCTCCGTTGCTTATATCGGATACCTCAAGCGACGAGGGTATAATTGGCCCAACTCAGAGTCTGACTGTAGAGGGGTATGTGGGTGAAACACCCGAGAGGCAGCAACAGGGGGTTGCAATCTTCTCTGAGTCTTCAGAGGAAGAGTCAGAGTCCAAAGTGAGACATCGAAACTTAAAGCAGGGGCTGCAGGTTGTCgtcaatgatgatgatgatgatgatccaGAGGTGAATCAAGTAACTAGATTGGACACCGGAGAGACAGATGAAAGGGTGTGTAAAGCTGCTGGTGATTCTAAAAAACAAGGATCTGTGGGGGAAGCAGCCAGTGGACACATTGCGTCTAAGCAGCAGGTTCCAGTAAAAGTCAGTGAAGGTGTTCTTATAACTTGGAAACATTGGCTCCAGAAACTGATGAGAAAGAGCTGTGAAAAGAAGCCCCGGCCGCACTGTTCGAAGCACTTTATGGTCAAAACCAAAGGCCTCCTTCGCTTGCCTGACAGTGAGGCAAAAGATTCCATAGAAGAGGACCATGTGCTTAGTCTGAGGCGAGATCTGAGAGCATGCATGTCTAAACGCTCGCTGCTGGTGCACAGCACTGTCTCCACCTCCCTCAGAGCTCCAAAGGTGGTGCCGGTGCCAAACCAGGTAGACACAGACATGTGGAGAGATCAGCTCAGTCAGCGCATGACTCTCTCCTGGGAGGGGGAAAAGGCATGGCGGGCATGGTGGGAGGACCAGCTTGGGCTGAACAAGAAGGAGAAGGTGGAAGCtttgaagagaaagaggaggaggcaaAAGGAGGCAAGGAGAGCTGCTGGCCAGCGTGTGGAACTGTCCGGGAGCTTTACCTCGTCTGTGAGTTACCAATCAGAGCTGGATGATTTCTCAGACTCAACCGGCTGGTCCTCTGCAACGAGCCAGGGGATGGGGTCAGACACCGAAGGAGTAGGACCCTTGTCCCAGCTGAAAGGCTATTTGCAACATGGCAGCCCAAGAGCCACAACACCATCCACTGTGCAAAATGACACCCCAGACCCCACACTCAGCCCCACACCTCAGAAAGTTAAACCAAATGACCAGCAGACTCCCAAGAGCCCCCACATCCTCCTTTCATCTCAGACCGTGAAACATGACTCCACACCAGCTAGTCAAAAGAGGAGCAGACGTCCAGTAGATGACTACCTAAACTCTCTCTTTGCAACACAG GATAACCCCTCACATCACCACGACTTTCCAGAAGAGGAAAGCAACATGCCCCCTCTACCTGCAGCCTCCACCTTTCAGCTTCGCAGCTCGCAGTCTGTCCCCGTCAGGACCCTCAGAGTGGATCTATCCCAGGACTCTTCTGTCTGGTCAGGGTTCTCCCAGTCCCTCTCCCAGAGCTCACAAGGCCGAGTGGGGCTCCCGCAGACATCACAGTCCTCTCAaccgaagaagaagaagtctcGAATGGGATTTTAA